Proteins from one Triticum aestivum cultivar Chinese Spring chromosome 7A, IWGSC CS RefSeq v2.1, whole genome shotgun sequence genomic window:
- the LOC123147412 gene encoding transcription factor KUA1, which translates to MTRDGVPPAAPAGGGAGDGPRRCSQCGHHGHNSRTCTARPVKLFGVRIGDKPIRKSVSMGNLAQLAEGSGGARAEGYGSEGDDDKPHRKRGESWSEEEHKKFLLGLNKLGKGDWRGISRNYVVSRTPTQVASHAQKYFIRQTNVNRRKRRSSLFDMVIEDPGDQPLSRSSSQEMPLSRSSSQDVEEFVDDLRPVTAPVTPPAPMPVITSVSVPPPVPVMAPPAPVPMLTYASAPSPVLAMAHQPQGNESAGSSSIAGEAGMVMPQVMPPYGYPPPMMIPAPHYVQAVFPYPYYGYAPMFYGPPVSMQASSPVTVQASHEPVRPVAVHSAPPVNVEDLYNMSKLNLKGDSSTSGVAPNLALPPNPNGRPERQSAFHGKGAENGSSNGLIPTK; encoded by the exons ATGACGCGGGACGGCGTGCCACCGGCGGCGCCTGCCGGCGGCGGTGCGGGGGACGGGCCGAGGCGGTGCTCGCAGTGCGGGCACCACGGGCACAACTCCCGCACATGCACGGCGCGCCCCGTGAAGCTCTTCGGCGTGCGCATCGGCGACAAGCCAATCAGGAAGAGCGTCAGCATGGGCAACCTCGCGCAGCTCGCGGAGGGTAGCGGCGGTGCCAGGGCCGAGGGGTACGGCTCCGAGGGCGACGACGACAAACCCCACAGGAAGCGAG GTGAGTCATGGTCAGAAGAGGAGCACAAAAAATTTCTACTTGGATTGAACAAATTAGGAAAAGGTGATTGGCGTGGCATATCCCGTAATTATGTTGTCTCGAGGACACCTACTCAAGTTGCTAGCCATGCTCAGAAGTATTTCATTCGCCAAACAAATGTTAATAGGAGAAAGAGAAGATCAAGCCTCTTCGATATGGTTATTGAGGAT CCTGGTGACCAGCCACTCTCCCGTTCATCGTCACAAGAGATGCCGCTCTCCCGTTCATCTTCACAAGATGTAGAAGAGTTCGTAGATGATCTACGGCCTGTTACTGCTCCTGTGACACCACCCGCTCCTATGCCCGTGATAACATCTGTTTCTGTCCCACCACCAGTGCCAGTAATGGCACCACCTGCTCCTGTGCCTATGCTAACATATGCATCAGCCCCATCGCCAGTTCTAGCAATGGCACATCAACCTCAGGGCAATGAATCGGCTGGTTCAAGTTCAATTGCTGGAGAAGCAGGGATGGTGATGCCACAAGTGATGCCCCCATATGGTTATCCTCCTCCAATGATGATTCCTGCACCTCACTATGTCCAAGCAGTTTTTCCGTATCCATACTATGGCTATGCTCCAATGTTCTATGGGCCACCAGTCTCTATGCAAGCATCATCACCAGTTACAGTACAAGCATCACATGAGCCTGTCAGGCCTGTTGCTGTCCACTCAGCTCCCCCGGTAAATGTTGAAGACCTGTACAACATGTCCAAACTCAACCTGAAGGGTGACTCAAGTACCAGCGGTGTTGCGCCTAACTTGGCGTTGCCTCCAAATCCAAACGGGAGACCAGAGAGGCAATCTGCTTTCCATGGAAAAGGGGCTGAGAATGGCTCATCGAACGGACTAATCCCGACAAAATGA